GTTTGGACTTTCGCTGTCCTTCGACACTTGCCAGCTGAACCACTCCTCTTTTTATGGAACCACTTTAAAAAAGACCCTTTTCAAAAATTGCCAGTTGCAGGAAACCGACTTTACAGAATGTAATCTAACCGCGTCCCTGTTTGATAAAAGTGATCTTTCGGGCGCCACATTTAATCGCTCCAATCTCGAAAAAGCAGATTTCCGAACCGCGCTGAACTACTCGATCGATCCCGAAACAAACCGTTTAAAAAAAGCAAAATTCTCTATTTCCGGAATTTCCGGACTTCTCGATCAACATGATATTTTGATTGAAAATAATTTTTGAAATCAAGATTAACGCTACTTTCATGCAGGCAAAGAAGGAGCAACAAAAGCAGTTTTTCTTTCTCAGTTCGGTCCCGCTCTCCGCTCTATTCTCGTCTTTCAGACGAGAGATGCCGCTACGATCGGGGCTAAAAGATCTCACCTTTTCTCTTTCGAAAGTTTCATATTGCTTTTTTACAAAATTTTTATAAAATTTACAATCATTTCAGTTCAACGACAAATCAATTATAAAAACAGTCCATGGAAAAACTAAAATATGATATAAAATCGGCCCTTTTTGGAGTTGCTGTTGGAGATGCTCTCGGTGTTCCCGTAGAATTTAAAAGCAGAGAAAACATTCTTAAAAACCCGGTAACCGATATGATTGGTTACGGAACTTATAACTTGCCGCCCGGAACTTTCTCCGATGACAGTTCTATGACTTTTTGTTTAGCAGAAGCACTGACCCACGATTTTGATTTAAACCAAATCGCTCAAAACTTTGTTAAATGGTATCATGAAAATTTTTGGGCAGCACGCGGTGAAGTTTTCGATATCGGTATCGCAACCCGGGAAGCCATCAACAAAATTGCTCAGGGAAAAAAACCAGAATTCGCGGGAAGCACCGACGCTTCCTCCAATGGAAATGGATCTTTGATGCGTATTTTACCTCTTCTATTTTATATAAAAGATTTCCCAATTTCTGAACGTTATGAAATAACGAAAAAAGTTTCTTCAATTACACATGGACATATTCGGTCGGTAATTTCCTGTTTTTATTATCTTGAATTTGCGAAAGAAATTCTTTTAGGAAAAAACAAATTCGAAATTTATCAAAAACTTCAGACGGAAATCCCAGAATTTCTAAATTCACTTTCAATTGATCAGCATGAGATCTCATTTTTTAATCGACTTTTAAAAGATGATATCTCAGAATTAGCAGAGCATGAAATTTCCAGCAGCGGTTATGTTCTTCATTCTTTAGAAGCGAGCATTTGGTGTTTACTCACCACCGATAATTATAAAGATGCAACTTTAAAAGCGGTAAATTTAGGAGAAGACACTGACACGACTTCTGCAATAACGGGCGGACTTGCCGGCTTACTTTATGGTTTTGATACCATTCCAGAAAATTGGGTTGAGCAACTGGTTCGCAGAGAAGATATTCAAGATTTGGCAGAAAGACTGGCGAAGAAAAATCATTCTTCTTAAAAGAGGACACAGATCAAAAGCAATTTATTTTTTTAGATTTAAAATGTCTACTGAAAGTGAGCACTTTAATTCAAAGAAAACTGTTCCGACGGAAAAAGTTCGAAATGAGTAGCCGTTTTTAATTCGGGGCGGTATTTTTTACGCAGGATCTTGTTCAAATTCTTTAGTGCACCAAAAGTTCCGATTTTAATGGAGTTTTCGGCGGAACCCAATAACCTTCCGTTTTTGCGGTACGTATCGTAAGAAGTTTCTGCAAGCAAAGTACCGGTAGCGCTATAAATTTTCATACTCACAATGACTTGATTTGAAAAAACATACTTTCCAAAACCAACTTTAAAATATTTTACTTTCGGAATCACGGCGAACTGAGCATTATTATTTTCACAAAATTCTGCAATAAGAGTAGAATCCGGTGCATCAAAAGGAACATCATAGTCCACGCGCAGCAATTTATGCTGGCTCGACAAGCTTATGTGATCAGATAAAGCCGAGAAAAATGCAGTGTAAGTAGGTTCTTTAATCTCTTCGATATCAGGAAAAATCTCCGGGTTGAAATAGAGAATATTATAGGTTTTAAAATCTTTAGGAGAGGGAATATTTTGGCCTTGCAGCGCTAGATAGCCCGTCAGGAGAAATAAAACAGCAAAAGAAGATCGAAAGAGATAAAGATTTTTCATGTTTTTTGTGTATTGCAAAGATACTGCCATCCAACTAATATAGACAATAAAAAATATGATTTTTTTAACATTTATTAAGAAATTATTTGAGTTAGGGCGCTTATAATGTTTTTACCAATGAAAAATTATTTGTACTTTTGCACCCGTTACATAATAATCATTTAAAATAATATTGGAATGTACTTAACAACTGAAAAGAAGAAAGAAATCTTCGGAAAACATGGAAAGTCTGAAACAGACACAGGAAGCGCAGAGGGACAAGTAGCCCTTTTCACTTACAGAATTAATCACCTATCAGGCCACCTGAAAAGAAATCACAAAGATTATGCTACTGAGCGTTCTTTGGTTCTTTTAGTAGGTAAAAGAAAAGCTCTTTTAGATTATCTTAAGAAAAAAGATATTACTAGATATAGAGCTATTATTGCTGAATTAGGATTAAGAAAATAATCCATTTCCAAAACAAAAAGAAAAGAAGCCGTCTCAATACTGAGGCGGTTTTTTCTGTGTTTAACATTTGTCAGTTTTAAAGGGTTTTACTATCTTTAAGTATTGATAATCAATTATATGAGTATTAAATTTAAAGATTATAACCAACAACAAAATTGGTTATTCCCACCATCAATCGAGGAATTGATTCCAGAAAATCATGCCGTTCGGGTCGTTAATGGAATTATTGAACAACTGGATTTACGATTGCTCATTGAAGAGTATAGTAAAGATGGCAAACCGAGCTTTCATCCCAAGATGATGCTTAAGGTGATGGTTTACGCTTATATGGATAATACGTATTCCAGCAGGAAGATCGAAAAAGCGATGCGTGAGAATATTAATTTTATGTGGTTGTCCGCTCAACAGGTCGCAGACCATAACACCATCGCACGTTTTCGGAGCAAGAAACTCAAGACTATTTTCAAAGACATTTTCAAACAGGTCGTCCTGTTATTAGCAGAGGAAGGACTCGTTAGCTTGAAAGAAGTTTTTACCGATGGAACTAAGATAGAGTCTATTGCCGGGAGATATACCTTCGTTTGGGGCAATGCCATTAAAACCAGAAAAGAGAAGATGGCAGAACAACTTGAACAA
This DNA window, taken from Kaistella carnis, encodes the following:
- a CDS encoding pyruvate decarboxylase: MKNLYLFRSSFAVLFLLTGYLALQGQNIPSPKDFKTYNILYFNPEIFPDIEEIKEPTYTAFFSALSDHISLSSQHKLLRVDYDVPFDAPDSTLIAEFCENNNAQFAVIPKVKYFKVGFGKYVFSNQVIVSMKIYSATGTLLAETSYDTYRKNGRLLGSAENSIKIGTFGALKNLNKILRKKYRPELKTATHFELFPSEQFSLN
- a CDS encoding pentapeptide repeat-containing protein — protein: MLQIQDQTFDKQDFTQIQLPHAEYDHCIFNNCNFGDQNFSEFKFVDCEFNYCNLSLVKLSDTALRDVKFKECKMLGLRFEDANQFGLSLSFDTCQLNHSSFYGTTLKKTLFKNCQLQETDFTECNLTASLFDKSDLSGATFNRSNLEKADFRTALNYSIDPETNRLKKAKFSISGISGLLDQHDILIENNF
- a CDS encoding ADP-ribosylglycohydrolase family protein, coding for MEKLKYDIKSALFGVAVGDALGVPVEFKSRENILKNPVTDMIGYGTYNLPPGTFSDDSSMTFCLAEALTHDFDLNQIAQNFVKWYHENFWAARGEVFDIGIATREAINKIAQGKKPEFAGSTDASSNGNGSLMRILPLLFYIKDFPISERYEITKKVSSITHGHIRSVISCFYYLEFAKEILLGKNKFEIYQKLQTEIPEFLNSLSIDQHEISFFNRLLKDDISELAEHEISSSGYVLHSLEASIWCLLTTDNYKDATLKAVNLGEDTDTTSAITGGLAGLLYGFDTIPENWVEQLVRREDIQDLAERLAKKNHSS
- the rpsO gene encoding 30S ribosomal protein S15, which codes for MYLTTEKKKEIFGKHGKSETDTGSAEGQVALFTYRINHLSGHLKRNHKDYATERSLVLLVGKRKALLDYLKKKDITRYRAIIAELGLRK